In one Acipenser ruthenus chromosome 10, fAciRut3.2 maternal haplotype, whole genome shotgun sequence genomic region, the following are encoded:
- the LOC117400765 gene encoding origin recognition complex subunit 2-like produces the protein MSSQKQPKEGRVLEVRFVGDEEVLQHIVDKQEGVKVGKNAVQTLVSLKTPRKSEPEDSEDEDHEVCNEQDYVEALGTAAQDASCGSGGGDVFTFQAVKRSNRMAQLASELARTPGKSVKFSTADSPSQEVTSPTRASNRQPTQYKTPSKGKKNQFVSTTPHRLRKRLSAPNLRSDSDSDFSPSNSEEELEAEEEVLKPAPEPKPASKAPAAGLYKTPAKKTKKAPEPSLVEEYFEAHSSSKVLTSDRTLQKLQTPQLDQETLCRLLDGTSTAFSAELKQLNKEHERLFHKWMLQLQVGFNIVLFGLGSKRTLLEKFRTSMLLGSIHVVINGFFPSITIRSILNSITEDVLEHEGHFRNPLDQLDFIVETLKEDPDLQLFLLIHNIDGQMLRGDKTQQILGQLAAIPNLHLIASIDHINAPLSWDQFKMSQFNWLWYETTTYQPYIEETSYENSLLVKQSGALALSSLTHVMRSLTPNARGIFRLLAEFQLENKDNPSYTGLSFQDFYQRCREAFLVNSDITLRTQLTEFRDHKLIRTKKGADGVEYLIIPIETGTLTDFLEKEDQE, from the exons ATGAGTTCACAGAAACAGCCAAAAGAGGGCCGGGTGTTGGAGGTTCGCTTTGTAGGAGATGAAGAGGTTTTGCAACACATTGTGGATAAACAAGAAG GCGTTAAGGTGGGAAAGAATGCCGTTCAGACTTTGGTATCCCTCAAGACTCCTCGGAAGAGTGAGCCCGAGGACTCTGAGGATGAAGACCATGAGGTTTGCAATGAACAGGACTATGTGGAGGCGCTGGGGACAGCAGCTCAGG ATGCCAGCTGTGGATCAGGGGGAGGGGATGTGTTCACATTCCAAGCTGTGAAGAGATCGAACAGGATGGCTCAGCTGG CCTCAGAATTGGCCAGAACCCCAGGGAAGAGTGTTAAATTCAGCACAGCCGATTCACCCTCTCAAGAAGTCACCAGTCCAACCAGAGCAAGCAACA GACAACCAACCCAATACAAGACCCCCTCAAAG gGGAAAAAGAATCAGTTTGTGTCAACCACACCACACAGGTTGAGAAAAAGATTATCCG CTCCTAATCTGAGGTCGGACAGTGACAGCGACTTCTCTCCTTCCAACTCTGAGGAGGAGCTGGAGGCTGAGGAGGAGGTCCTCAAGCCAGCTCCAGAGCCCAAGCCTGCGAGCAAGGCACCAGCTGCAGGGCTCTACAAGACACCAGCCAAGAAAACCAAGAAGGCTCCGGAA CCCAGCCTGGTAGAAGAGTATTTTGAAGCGCACAGCAGTTCAAAGGTGTTGACCTCAGACAGGACTCTCCAGAAACTGCAAACCCCACAACTGGACCAG GAGACGTTATGCAGGCTGCTTGATGGCACTTCTACGGCGTTTTCTGCAGAACTGAAACAGTTAAACAAAGAACATGAGAGGCTGTTTCACAAGTGGATGCTGCAGTTACA agTGGGCTTCAATATAGtgctgtttgggctgggctccAAGAGGACCTTGCTGGAGAAGTTCCGCACCAGCATGCTCTTGGGTTCCATTCATGTGGTCATCAATGGCTTCTTCCCCAGCATCACCATCAGATCG ATTTTGAATTCAATCACAGAAGATGTTTTAGAACATGAAGGACATTTCCGTAACCCACTGGATCAGCTGGACTTCATTGTTGAAACACTGAAGGAAG atCCGGATCTTCAGCTCTTCCTGCTGATCCACAATATCGACGGGCAGATGCTGCGAGGAGATAAAACCCAACAGATACTGGGACAGCTGGCTGCGATCCCAAACCTTCACCTCATAGCCTCCATTGACCACATCAACGCACCTCTCT CATGGGACCAGTTCAAGATGAGCCAGTTTAACTGGTTGTGGTACGAGACCACCACGTACCAGCCGTACATCGAGGAGACTTCGTACGAGAACTCGCTGCTCGTCAAGCAGTCTGGAGCCCTGGCGCTTAGCTCGCTGACACACGTCATGCGCAGTCTGACGCCTAACGCAAG ggGAATATTCAGACTGCTGGCAGAATTTCAGCTTGAAAACAAGGATAATCCCTCTTATACAG GTTTATCTTTCCAAGACTTTTACCAGCGCTGTCGTGAGGCTTTCCTGGTGAACAGTGACATCACCCTGAGGACCCAGCTGACAGAGTTCAGGGACCACAAGCTCATCAGGACCAAGAAG GGTGCAGATGGTGTTGAGTATCTGATCATACCCATTGAGACTGGAACTCTGACAGATTTCCTGGAAAAGGAAGATCAAGAATAA
- the cfap410 gene encoding cilia and flagella associated protein 410 isoform X2, producing the protein MPNIEVLTLSANKISSLEHISQCHNLTELYLRKNNICNISELYYLKPLTRLRVLWLSENPCCGPDSQKFRLTVLRNLPNLQKLDNQAVTEEELSRALEEGEEITAPPLWEGTGNGVPLFPEEQSLTDQSTDTENDPLNFSMEETNTIREQLGMKPLTRDKFPSFTSPKEVRPTSGRKSNVLNAVLLLLKDLDAQSLEVVRKTAENRLHTLQRKEAQLDIQKVFKQ; encoded by the exons TGCAAACAAAATCTCTTCACTGGAGCACATCAGCCAGTGTCACAACCTGACAGAGCTGTACCTGAGAAAGAACAACATCTGCAATATCTCCGAGCTGTACTACCTCAAGCCCCTGACTCGCCTGCGAGTCCTGTGGCTGTCGGAGAACCCCTGCTGTGGTCCAGATTCCCAGAAGTTCAGGCTGACGGTGCTTCGCAACTTGCCTAACCTGCAGAAGCTGGATAACCAAG CGGTCACTGAGGAGGAGCTGTCCCGTGCtctggaggaaggagaggagatcACTGCACCTCCTCTATGGGAGGGCACAGGCAATGGGGTGCCGCTGTTCCCCGAGGAGCAAAGCCTGACTGACCAGTCAACGGACACAGAGAACGACCCGCTCAACTTCAGCATGGAGGAGACCAA TACAATCCGTGAGCAGCTGGGGATGAAGCCCTTAACCAGAGATAAATTCCCATCCTTTACCTCTCCCAAAGAAGTAAGACCTACTTCTGGTAGAAAG AGTAATGTTTTGAATGCGGTTCTGCTGCTGCTAAAGGATCTGGATGCACAGAGTCTGGAGGTGGTTCGCAAGACAGCAGAGAACAGATTGCACACTCTGCAGAGGAAGGAGGCCCAGCTGGATATACAAAAGGTCTTCAAGCAATAA